Proteins from one Deinococcus sp. AB2017081 genomic window:
- a CDS encoding proline dehydrogenase family protein — MIDQLYRKAVLTVSGQKAVEKIVRSRGWSVAQRFVAGESIQTALDAVKELEKDGILSNLDLLGEFIDSPEKCNAFADNVLNLMDAAHAQGITPYVSVKLSSVGQGQTVDGEDLGLTNARRIVGRAKQYGGFVCLDMEDHPRVDITLAQLRTLTGEFGREHVGSVLQSYLYRSEADRAALDDLHPNLRIVKGAYLEPETVAMPVKADVDASYRKLVYAHMKAGNYVNVATHDESIIRDVQHFVLANGISKDAFEFQMLYGIRRDLQKNLAAQGYRVRAYIPYGRDWYAYFSRRIAERPANVMFVLRGMVRG, encoded by the coding sequence ATGATCGACCAGCTGTACCGCAAAGCCGTCCTGACCGTCTCCGGACAGAAGGCCGTCGAGAAGATCGTCCGCTCGCGCGGGTGGAGCGTCGCCCAGCGCTTCGTCGCCGGCGAGAGCATCCAGACCGCCCTGGACGCCGTGAAGGAACTGGAGAAGGACGGGATTCTCAGCAACCTCGACCTGCTCGGCGAGTTCATCGACTCGCCCGAGAAGTGCAACGCCTTCGCAGACAACGTCCTGAACCTCATGGACGCCGCGCACGCGCAGGGCATCACGCCGTATGTCAGCGTGAAGCTCAGCAGCGTCGGCCAGGGCCAGACCGTGGACGGCGAGGATCTGGGCCTCACCAACGCCCGCCGGATCGTCGGCCGCGCGAAACAGTACGGCGGGTTCGTGTGCCTCGACATGGAAGACCACCCGCGCGTGGACATCACCCTCGCGCAGCTCCGCACCCTGACCGGCGAGTTCGGCCGCGAACACGTCGGCAGCGTGCTCCAGAGCTACCTGTACCGCAGCGAGGCCGACCGCGCCGCGCTGGACGACCTGCACCCCAACCTCCGGATCGTCAAGGGCGCGTACCTGGAACCCGAGACGGTCGCCATGCCCGTCAAGGCCGACGTGGACGCCAGCTACCGCAAACTCGTGTACGCCCACATGAAAGCCGGGAACTACGTGAACGTGGCCACGCACGACGAGAGCATCATCCGCGACGTGCAGCACTTCGTGCTCGCCAACGGCATTTCCAAGGACGCCTTCGAGTTCCAGATGCTGTACGGCATCCGCCGCGACCTCCAGAAGAACCTCGCCGCGCAGGGCTACCGCGTCCGCGCGTACATCCCGTATGGCCGCGACTGGTATGCCTATTTTTCCAGAAGGATCGCCGAGCGGCCCGCGAACGTGATGTTCGTGCTGCGCGGGATGGTCAGGGGCTGA
- a CDS encoding GntR family transcriptional regulator has product MTSFERPTLVRDGVYEHLRRALLDGDLVPGERLGEVELGQQLGVSRTPIREALVRLTQDGLLTTEANKGVRVRTVTAAEARDAYVVREELDGLAAALAAQAHTAADARGLTLALDALDAARGTDYREQTRLDLAYHRAVTAAAHNTVLGILARDLEQRVALIKHQTRTYNAHPDTAAQHAAILRAVLDRDADAARDAARTHVRTFAALVLHDLGATP; this is encoded by the coding sequence ATGACCTCCTTCGAGCGACCCACACTGGTGCGCGACGGCGTGTACGAGCACCTGCGCCGCGCGCTGCTCGACGGCGACCTCGTGCCGGGTGAGCGGCTGGGCGAGGTGGAACTCGGGCAGCAGCTCGGGGTGTCGCGCACGCCCATCCGCGAGGCGCTGGTGCGCCTGACCCAGGACGGCCTGCTGACGACCGAGGCGAACAAGGGCGTGCGCGTCCGCACCGTCACCGCCGCCGAGGCGAGAGACGCCTACGTGGTGCGCGAGGAACTCGACGGTCTCGCCGCCGCGCTCGCCGCGCAGGCCCACACCGCCGCCGACGCGCGCGGCCTGACGCTGGCCCTGGACGCCCTGGACGCCGCCCGCGGCACCGACTACCGCGAGCAGACGCGTCTCGACCTCGCGTACCACCGCGCCGTGACCGCCGCCGCGCACAACACGGTGCTGGGCATCCTCGCCCGCGACCTCGAACAGCGCGTGGCGCTGATCAAGCACCAGACGCGCACGTACAACGCCCACCCGGACACGGCCGCGCAGCACGCCGCGATCCTGCGCGCTGTCCTCGACCGCGACGCCGACGCCGCCCGCGACGCCGCCCGCACGCACGTCCGCACCTTCGCTGCCCTCGTCCTGCACGACCTAGGAGCCACCCCATGA
- a CDS encoding MgtC/SapB family protein, whose amino-acid sequence MTDLWADVVTELRLLTGLLVAALLSGLIGWEREAHRTGAGLRTHMLVGTSAALFMVLAEELIVQYASPQSGVRFDLVGVLAAVVSGVSFLGAGTIFSSGKGERTRGLTTAAGLLATAGVGVACGLHLYVFATGATLLFLFVLRPLQALTERSGTSPRTRDVED is encoded by the coding sequence GTGACCGATCTCTGGGCGGACGTCGTGACCGAACTGCGGCTCCTGACTGGCCTGCTGGTGGCCGCGCTGCTGAGCGGCCTGATCGGCTGGGAGCGAGAGGCACACCGTACCGGTGCGGGCCTGCGGACGCACATGCTGGTGGGAACGAGCGCGGCGCTGTTCATGGTGCTCGCCGAGGAGCTGATCGTGCAGTACGCGTCGCCGCAGAGCGGCGTGCGCTTCGATCTCGTGGGCGTGCTCGCCGCCGTGGTCAGCGGGGTGAGCTTCCTGGGCGCGGGCACCATCTTCTCCTCCGGTAAGGGGGAGCGCACGCGCGGACTGACGACCGCCGCCGGGCTCCTCGCCACCGCCGGGGTAGGGGTGGCGTGCGGGCTGCACCTGTACGTGTTCGCGACCGGCGCGACCCTGCTGTTCCTGTTCGTGCTGCGGCCCCTCCAGGCGCTGACGGAACGGTCGGGGACGTCCCCCCGGACGCGCGACGTCGAGGACTGA
- the recO gene encoding DNA repair protein RecO, whose protein sequence is MRSRTANRSGIVIRRRVTPAGDIIVTLLTPHGKVKAVARGGVRGPLASYLNLFHHVDVHVYQGPNNDLASVKQAVLEGALPRLAEPERHAFAHLLAEFADALFQEGEFSGQAFELFAGALRGLSHQPDPEWVALVLSHKLLALAGFVQNTSHCARCRAPDPAHPDPLGGQLLCSACSSLPAYPPEALDFLRSVVRRTVRASMDAPVPAAQRPALWRALERYVTVHVGDVKSWRQLLPVATPPADVPA, encoded by the coding sequence GTGAGGTCACGCACCGCAAACCGCAGCGGAATCGTCATCCGGCGGCGTGTGACTCCGGCTGGTGACATCATCGTGACCCTGCTGACCCCGCACGGCAAGGTGAAGGCGGTGGCGCGGGGCGGGGTGCGCGGCCCGCTGGCGAGCTACCTGAACCTGTTCCACCACGTCGATGTCCATGTCTACCAGGGGCCGAACAACGACCTCGCCAGCGTGAAGCAGGCGGTGCTGGAAGGAGCGCTGCCCCGGCTGGCCGAACCCGAGCGCCATGCCTTCGCGCACCTGCTGGCCGAGTTCGCCGACGCGCTGTTCCAGGAGGGCGAGTTCAGTGGTCAGGCCTTTGAACTCTTTGCGGGAGCGCTGCGCGGACTGTCCCACCAGCCCGATCCCGAATGGGTGGCGTTGGTGCTGAGCCACAAGCTGCTGGCGCTGGCGGGCTTCGTCCAGAACACCAGCCACTGCGCCCGCTGCCGCGCGCCCGATCCCGCGCACCCCGATCCGCTCGGTGGACAGCTGCTGTGCAGCGCGTGCTCCAGCCTGCCCGCGTATCCACCCGAGGCACTGGACTTCCTGCGCAGCGTCGTGCGGCGCACGGTTCGGGCCAGCATGGACGCGCCGGTACCGGCGGCCCAGCGTCCGGCGCTGTGGCGGGCCCTCGAGCGCTACGTCACGGTGCACGTGGGGGATGTCAAGTCCTGGCGTCAACTGCTGCCGGTGGCGACGCCACCCGCTGACGTCCCGGCCTGA
- a CDS encoding 16S rRNA (uracil(1498)-N(3))-methyltransferase, protein MSSPSGPAGGHRVLVPALSATMTLGPREVRHLKVLRVQVGDTLRVFDGHGHEALAVVTVLDDTRAELELGGALAGVPETPYPLTLAAALLKGDKLAEVVRAATELGVARVALLITARADVREIGAQKLQRLSRIAAEAAKQSRRAVVPVVMEPTPLHALTWEGHLYVAQPGAVNRIMDVLDWTAPVTVLTGPEGGLTDAEVTALTTRGAQPVTLGPRILRAETAPVALLGAIAALGR, encoded by the coding sequence GTGAGCTCACCGAGCGGCCCCGCCGGGGGGCACCGCGTGCTGGTGCCGGCCCTGAGCGCCACCATGACCCTCGGCCCGCGCGAGGTGCGGCACCTGAAGGTTCTGCGCGTGCAGGTGGGTGACACGCTGAGGGTCTTCGACGGCCACGGGCACGAGGCGCTGGCGGTGGTGACCGTGCTGGATGACACGCGGGCCGAGCTGGAACTGGGCGGCGCGCTGGCCGGCGTGCCCGAGACACCGTACCCCCTGACCCTGGCCGCCGCCCTGCTCAAGGGGGACAAGCTCGCCGAGGTCGTCCGGGCCGCCACCGAGCTCGGCGTGGCCCGCGTAGCCCTGCTCATCACTGCCCGCGCCGACGTGCGCGAGATCGGTGCCCAGAAACTCCAGCGCCTGTCGCGCATCGCCGCCGAGGCCGCGAAGCAGTCGCGCCGGGCGGTCGTGCCCGTGGTCATGGAACCCACACCGCTGCACGCCCTGACGTGGGAGGGGCACCTCTACGTGGCCCAGCCCGGTGCGGTCAACCGCATCATGGACGTCCTGGACTGGACAGCTCCGGTGACCGTCCTGACCGGCCCCGAGGGCGGCCTGACCGACGCCGAGGTGACGGCCCTGACCACCCGTGGAGCGCAGCCCGTGACCCTCGGCCCCCGCATCCTGAGGGCCGAGACGGCGCCGGTGGCGCTGCTGGGCGCCATCGCCGCGCTGGGCCGCTGA
- a CDS encoding 50S ribosomal protein L11 methyltransferase, translating to MLVYHLPGTFDTREAHLDLLWEAGATGLEERAGLIRAYFDDRTVLPAPVQDGEWRQEADQDWLAEFKANLRPVTAGRVTIVPPWLSAEVPAGQVPLIIEPGMAFGTGHHATTRMAVEALSSLELHGRTVLDVGTGSGVLAIAAALLGADAALGVDIDPLTVPIARENAEINGVPHGRAVFEEGTLGSDLPEHHTPDGPFDVLVANLYAELHDLLAGEYAAHLIPGGPLVLTGILTSKLPLVHAALEREGFTDVHVRQDGEWALVTALAPQ from the coding sequence ATGCTCGTGTACCACCTGCCCGGCACCTTCGACACCCGCGAGGCCCACCTCGACCTGCTGTGGGAGGCGGGCGCCACCGGCCTGGAGGAACGCGCCGGCCTGATCCGGGCGTACTTTGACGACCGCACCGTGCTGCCTGCCCCAGTGCAGGACGGAGAGTGGCGGCAGGAGGCCGATCAGGACTGGCTGGCCGAGTTCAAGGCGAACCTGCGCCCCGTCACCGCCGGGCGCGTGACCATCGTGCCGCCGTGGCTGAGCGCCGAGGTGCCGGCCGGACAGGTGCCCCTGATCATCGAACCCGGCATGGCCTTCGGCACCGGCCACCACGCGACGACCCGCATGGCGGTCGAGGCCCTGTCGTCCCTGGAACTGCACGGCCGGACGGTGCTGGACGTGGGCACCGGCAGCGGCGTGCTGGCGATTGCCGCCGCGCTGCTGGGAGCGGACGCCGCGCTGGGGGTGGACATCGACCCGCTGACGGTTCCGATTGCCCGCGAGAACGCCGAGATCAACGGGGTACCCCACGGCCGGGCGGTGTTCGAGGAGGGCACGCTCGGCAGCGACCTGCCGGAACACCACACGCCGGACGGCCCCTTCGACGTGCTGGTCGCCAACCTGTACGCCGAACTGCACGACCTGCTGGCGGGCGAGTACGCCGCCCACCTGATCCCCGGCGGGCCGCTGGTGCTGACCGGCATCCTGACCTCCAAACTGCCGCTGGTACATGCCGCGCTGGAACGCGAGGGGTTCACCGATGTCCACGTGCGGCAGGACGGCGAGTGGGCACTGGTGACGGCCCTCGCTCCGCAGTGA
- a CDS encoding MarR family winged helix-turn-helix transcriptional regulator, translating to MSPPDGPDPGAIRSASELLGHTMRRLHKHISSQVMSSMQDELQDLDLSFSQMTALHHLRAAAPTTVTVLSEHIHLSVPAASHMLERLVQRDLVTRAENPDNRREKLVALTEAGRGVLEQMDTAFVTAYVTTFARLRPETVHAAQQHLQGLLEELELTPSAPQETA from the coding sequence ATGAGTCCGCCGGACGGGCCCGATCCCGGTGCCATCCGGAGTGCCTCGGAGCTGCTGGGCCATACCATGCGCCGCCTGCACAAGCACATCTCCAGCCAAGTGATGAGCAGCATGCAGGACGAGTTGCAGGATCTGGACCTGTCGTTCTCGCAGATGACGGCCCTGCATCACCTGCGTGCCGCCGCTCCCACCACCGTGACGGTGCTCTCCGAGCACATCCACCTGAGCGTGCCGGCCGCCAGCCACATGCTGGAGCGGCTGGTACAGCGTGACCTGGTGACCCGCGCCGAGAACCCGGACAACCGCCGCGAGAAGCTGGTCGCCCTGACCGAGGCCGGGCGTGGCGTGCTGGAGCAGATGGACACGGCCTTCGTGACCGCGTATGTCACCACCTTCGCCCGGCTCCGTCCGGAGACCGTCCACGCCGCGCAGCAGCACCTGCAGGGCCTGCTCGAGGAACTCGAACTCACGCCGTCCGCGCCACAGGAGACCGCATGA